Proteins found in one Papio anubis isolate 15944 chromosome 13, Panubis1.0, whole genome shotgun sequence genomic segment:
- the GPR21 gene encoding probable G-protein coupled receptor 21 gives MNSTLDGNQSSHPFCLLAFGYLETVNFCLLEVLIIVFLTVLIISGNIIVIFVFHCAPLLNHHTTSYFIQTMAYADLFVGVSCLVPSLSLLHHPLPVEESLTCQIFGFVVSVLKSVSMASLACISIDRYIAITKPLTYNTLVTPWRLRLCIFLIWLYSTLVFLPSFFHWGKPGYHGDVFQWCAESWHTDSYFTLFIVMMLYAPAALIVCFTYFNIFRICQQHTKEISERQARFSSQSGETGEVQACPDKRYAMVLFRITSVFYILWLPYIIYFLLESSTGHSNRFASFLTTWLAISNSFCNCVIYSLSNSVFQRGLKRLSGAMCTSCASQIIKPNPPHTKKQRPS, from the coding sequence atgAACTCCACCTTGGATGGTAATCAGAGCAGCCACCCTTTTTGCCTCTTGGCATTTGGCTATTTGGAAACTGTCAATTTTTGCCTTTTGGAAGTATTGATTATTGTCTTTCTAACTGTATTGATTATTTCTGGCAACATCattgtgatttttgtatttcactgTGCACCTTTGTTGAACCATCACACTACAAGTTATTTTATCCAGACTATGGCATATGCTGACCTTTTTGTTGGGGTGAGCTGCCTGGTCCCTTCTTTATCACTCCTCCATCACCCCCTTCCAGTAGAGGAGTCCTTGACTTGCCAGATATTTGGTTTCGTAGTATCAGTTCTGAAGAGCGTCTCCATGGCTTCTCTGGCTTGTATCAGCATTGATAGATACATTGCCATTACTAAACCTTTAACCTATAATACTCTGGTTACACCCTGGAGACTACGCCTGTGTATTTTCCTGATTTGGCTATACTCGACCCTggtcttcctgccttcctttttccACTGGGGCAAACCTGGATATCATGGAGATGTGTTTCAGTGGTGTGCGGAATCCTGGCACACTGACTCCTACTTCACCCTGTTCATCGTGATGATGTTATATGCCCCAGCAGCCCTTATTGTCTGCTTCACCTATTTCAACATCTTCCGCATCTGTCAACAGCACACAAAAGAAATCAGCGAAAGGCAAGCCCGCTTCAGCAGCCAGAGTGGGGAGACTGGGGAAGTGCAGGCCTGTCCTGATAAGCGCTATGCCATGGTCCTGTTTCGAATCACTAGTGTATTTTACATCCTCTGGTTGCCATATATCATCTACTTCTTGTTGGAAAGCTCCACTGGCCACAGCAACCGCTTCGCATCCTTCTTGACCACCTGGCTTGCTATTAGTAACAGTTTCTGCAACTGTGTCATTTATAGTCTCTCCAACAGTGTATTCCAAAGAGGACTAAAGCGCCTCTCAGGGGCTATGTGTACTTCTTGTGCAAGTCAGATCATTAAGCCAAATCCACCTCACACAAAGAAGCAAAGGCCCTCTTAA